In Dermacentor variabilis isolate Ectoservices chromosome 11, ASM5094787v1, whole genome shotgun sequence, one genomic interval encodes:
- the LOC142563921 gene encoding RAC-beta serine/threonine-protein kinase-like — protein sequence MMEAPLAPQQRAPLGMHPGGMSMAPFGMEPIVADPEPSIVKEGWLNKRGEHIKNWRKRYFVLREDGTLIGFKLKPEHSHADPLNNFTVKGCQLMKSERPKPFTFIIRGLQWTTVIERMFCVDSEDDREGWCRAIQQVSEKLASEEDVEMAEPKDEQSLRDKFSISTRTYATGNRLSLDNFEFLKVLGKGTFGKVVLCREKSTESLYAIKILKKKVVIDKDEVAHTLTENRVLRSTKHPFLISLRYSFQTADRLCFVMEYVNGGELFFHLSRDRVFTEERTRFYSAEILLALEYLHSQGIIYRDLKLENLLLDREGHVKIADFGLCKEDISFGSTTKTFCGTPEYLAPEVLEDTDYGRAVDWWGLGVVMYEMMCGRLPFYSRDHDVLFELILVEEVKYPKSMSPEARNLLSGLLVKNPRHRLGGSVNDAADIKVHPFFRSVNWDDVAQKKVTPPFKPLVTSDTDTRYFDQEFTGETVELTPPEEGPLNSISEEFEQPYFQQFSYHGSSGALCGGGRGYSAGDRKAILS from the exons atgatggaagcgccgctggcGCCGCAGCAACGTGCCCCGCTCGGAATGCACCCCGGAGGCATGAGCATGGCCCCCTTCGGCATGGAGCCCATCGTTGCCGACCCGGAGCCGTCCATCGTCAAGGAAGGCTGGCTCAACAAACGAG GGGAACACATCAAGAACTGGCGAAAGCGCTACTTTGTGCTACGCGAGGATGGCACATTGATTGGGTTCAAGCTTAAGCCTGAGCATAGCCACGCTGACCCTCTGAACAACTTTACTGTAAAAG GCTGCCAACTGATGAAGTCTGAGCGACCAAAGCCATTCACCTTCATCATACGTGGCCTGCAGTGGACGACGGTCATTGAGCGCATGTTCTGCGTCGACTCTGAGGATGACCG GGAGGGTTGGTGCCGGGCCATCCAGCAGGTGTCCGAGAAGTTGGCGAGCGAGGAGGACGTTGAGATGGCGGAGCCCAAGGACGAGCAGTCCCTGCGGGACAAGTTCAGCATCTCGACCCGCACATACGCAACAGGCAACCGACTCAGCCTGGACAACTTTGAGTTCCTCAAAGTGCTCGGCAAGGGCACCTTTGGCAAGGTGGTGCTGTGTCGTGAGAAATCCACGGAGTCCTTGTATGCGATCAAGATTCTCAAGAAGAAGGTGGTCATTGACAAGGATGAGGTGGCACACACGCTGACCGAGAACCGGGTGCTGCGCAGCACCAAGCACCCATTCCTCATCTCTCTGCGCTACTCCTTCCAGACAGCTGACCGCCTCTGCTTCGTCATGGAATACGTCAACGGTGGCGAGCTCTTTTTCCACCTGTCCCGCGACCGCGTCTTCACTGAGGAGCGCACCCGCTTCTACTCGGCCGAGATCCTGCTCGCCCTTGAATACCTACACAGCCAG GGCATTATCTACCGGGACCTGAAGCTGGAAAACCTCTTGCTGGACAGGGAGGGCCACGTCAAGATTGCAGACTTTGGCCTCTGCAAAGAGGACATCTCATTTGGGTCCACGACCAAGACTTTCTGTGGCACGCCCGAGTACCTGGCGCCTGAGGTTCTAGAGGACACCGACTATGGCCGTGCCGTGGACTGGTGGGGCCTGGGTGTCGTCATGTACGAGATGATGTGTGGCCGCCTACCCTTCTACAGCCGAGACCATGATGTGCTGTTTGAACTCATCCTCGTTGAGGAAGTCAAGTACCCCAAGAGCATGAGCCCCGAGGCGCGGAACCTGCTTTCGGGTCTGCTCGTCAAGAACCCGAGGCACCGGCTGGGTGGTTCAGTCAACGATGCCGCTGACATCAAGGTGCACCCATTCTTCCGCTCCGTCAACTGGGACGACGTGGCCCAGAAGAAG GTGACGCCGCCCTTCAAGCCACTAGTAACCTCTGACACGGACACGCGCTACTTCGACCAGGAATTCACGGGCGAAACGGTGGAGCTGACGCCGCCTGAGGAAGGCCCCCTGAACTCCATATCCGAGGAGTTTGAGCAGCCCTATTTCCAGCAGTTCTCGTACCACGGCAGCTCGGGTGCCCTGTGCGGAGGGGGCCGTGGCTACTCGGCGGGAGACCGAAAGGCCATCCTCTCCTGA